ATGCCGTTCTATGAAAGCAACCTGCACATGAGCTTCGGATACCTGTACTACTCCGAAAGCGATGGAGATGACGTGCACGCCGGCATGATCGGCATGTTCATCGCCGAGCGCCTGGCGGAAAACACCAGCGTCGCCATCGGCGGCAAGGCCTATGCCATCGACGCCCTGGGAGAAAAAGCCGTCTCCATCGCCCTGGGCGGCGCCGTGCGCCAGAACTTCCCCTTCGCGCCCCTGGCAGGCGTGGAGGCCTATGGGTACATGGCCCCCAAGGTAACCTCCTTTGGCAAAGCGGAACGCATGTTTGAAACTGGCGCGCGAGTCTTCTACGAAGTGCTGGTCAACGCTGATGTGTACCTGGGCTATCGCAACCTGCAGGTCAAGTACGACGGTGGCTCCATGGAAGAAGCGGAAGACGGGTTTCATATCGGCCTGAGAATGCGCTTCTGAGCAAGGCCGCAAAACGCCCCCCATGCTGCCCTTTTCAGCAAACCTCTTGCCTGGAACTGGGGACCCACCCATCGTGGCGATTTGTTTACGGTTGCCGCCCTCGTGGCAAGGCAGAAGCAGTCAGCTCCCCCCTGAGCCCGTCCGGTGAGTGCGACGCCTGGCTGGCAAGACCCGAACGGGGCACTCACAGGAAGTGAGTGCCCCGGCAGCACTGCAGGGAAGCAGGGAAAGTGAAGTACTTACGCGCGGCAACCGACTGGCATTTAACGCCTCAGGCCCAAGCCAAGAGCTGAAAAATCACCTGGGCTGATCCGCCCCATAGACAAGGAAATCTGGTTCTGCGTCCAGCCACTGCTGGGCGCATTGCTGTATCTGCTGGGCCGTGACGGCAAAGATACGCTCAGGATAGCTGGCATCGTGCTCGGCACCCAGCCCCATGGCAATATTCAGCAGTGCCGAAAATCCCTGATCGCCGATGGTTTCACGGCTGAGGGCATGATTTCCCACCAGGTAATTCTGAGCCCGCTGCAGCTCGCTCTCGCTGACCAGCTCGTCGCGAAGCTGACGAAAGTGGCGCTGCATGGCATCCAGCGCATAGGCCGCGTTGTGGCGCGCCGTACCCATATAGGCATCGATGGAAGCGTTGACCATGGTGGTCCCCAAGCTGGCATTCACCGAATAGGCCAACCCTTCTCTCTCCCGCAGCTGGCTGAACATACGGCTTCCCATGCCACCACCCAGTATGGCGGTTCCCACCTGCAGGGGAGGAAAGCAGGGGTCATCAGCTCCGGGGGCCCCATAGCGCAGGAAGATGTGGGCCTGCTGACCGGGCGCGTCGTGCCAGCGCTGCAGGGGCGAGGCCGTATCGAAGTGCACAAATGCCTTCAGGGCAGTCTCATCATCGGCGGGCAGGGCGCTGAGCTGACTGACGACCAATTCAATCAACGGCTGATCAAGGTCGCCGGCCAGCAGGAAGTACGCACCACCAGAGCGGGCGATAACCCGGCGGTGGTAGTCGCGAACCTCGTCAATACTCAGGTTTGCGGTGGCTTCAGCATCGCCGGTGGCCGTGAAAGCCATGGGGGTACCGGCAAAGAGTTCGCGGCGAAAAAGCCAGGCGCCGTGACGGTGGGCGATGGCCTGCCGGTTGGCAATGGCCGCCATGGTCTGGTTGCGGATAACTTCAAAGCGCTCCGGCGGCAGCAGTGGTTCGCGCTGCATGGAGACGAGGAAGGAGAGGGTGGTCGCCGCGTCATCACGGTGAACCGTAGCGCTGAGAGCTCCCAGGCGATTATAGCTCTGGGCACCGATGGAGCCACCGTTCTCCTCAATGGAGTGCAGCTGCTGCCGGGAGTAAGTGCGGGTGCCCTCACTGAGCAGGGCGTAGGTTATGGAAGCCAGGGAGTTGTCTTCGGATTGGGCCACGACGCCACCGGGCTGGTAGAAGCCCATGGAGACCAGCGGCAGGTTTGCGTCACGCAGCATCACCATGGTGATACCATTTTCCAGAGTGCGTATCTCGGCACCATTGCGCGCGGCGGCAGTACACACCAGCAGGACGCTCAGCAGCACCCCGGTCAGGACACGCTGCCACGCCTTCATTTCAGCAACACCCGGCGGCCCTGAATTTCATACTTCCCCGCAACCACCAGGGCAATGGCTTCGCTGTAGGCCACATGCTCCTGCTCCAGAATACGACGGGAGAGAGCGGCAGCATCATCGGCAGGCAGCACGGGCACAACCTTCTGCACGATAATCGGCCCCGCATCCAGGTCGTTGGTCACAAAGTGAACCGTGCAACCCGAATAGCGCACACCGTAGTCAAGGGCCTGCTGCTGGGCATCCAGCCCGATGAAGGAAGGCAGCAGGGAAGGGTGGATATTGAGAATGCGCCGGGGAAAAGCATTGATAAAGCCTTCTCCCAGAATGCGCATGAATCCGGCCAGAATAATGAAGTCCACGTTGCGGGCCTGCAGACCATCGATCATGGCCTGCTCCCACTCCTGCTTGCTGGCGTACTGCCTGCGGGCGCAGACCATGGTGTCGATGCCCCGCCGGCGGGCCTCTTCCAGCCCAGGGGCATCGGGCTTGTCGGAAAGCACCACATCAATATGGCACCCCTGGAGGGCACCGCTGGCAATCGTTTCGGCAATGGCCACAAAGTTGGAGCCACGCCCGGAGAGCATGACCGCCAGCTTCTTACTCATAGCGCACCTGCTGGTTCCCATCCACGATGCGGCCAATGACAACCGGAGACTCACCCATGGCGTGAAGGCGATCCATGGCAGCCGCTGCTTCGGCTTCACGAACCACAATCAGGAAACCACAGCCCAGATTGAAGGTGCGGGCCATCTCCTCGAAGGGCAGGTTCCCCATCTCCTGAAGAAGCTTGAATATGGGTTGGGTCGGAATGGCATCCCGCTGCAGCAGGGCATCAAGACCAGCCGGCAGGATGCGGGGAATATTTTCAGTCAGACCACCACCGGTCACGTGCACCATACCCTGAACACTGACCTGCTCCAGCAGGCCCATGACAGTGGAGACATAGATGCGGGTAGGCTCCAGAAGCGTCTGCCCCAGGGGTTTTGCCAACTCAGCCGGATGCCAGTCCAGGGGCTTGTTGTGCACCTCGAAAAAGAGGCGCCGCACCAGACTGTAGCCGTTGGAGTGGATGCCGCTGGAGGGCAGGGCGATGATGGCATCACCGGTGCGAATACCGGAGCCATCAATAACGCGATCCTCATCCACCACGCCCACCACGAAACCAGCCAGATCATATTTGCCATCGGGGTAGAAACCGGGCATCTCTGCTGTCTCGCCACCGATCAGGGCCGCGCGGGACTGCCGGCAGCCCTCGGCAATACCGGCAATGATATCGGTGTTTTTTATGGAAGAGAGTTTGCCACAGGCCAGATAATCCAGGAAAAACAGGGGCTCGGCACCCTGCACCAGAATATCGTTGACGCACATGGCCACCAGGTCGATGCCCACCGTGTCGTGCTGATCCATCATGATGGCCACCTGCAGCTTGGTGCCCACGCCATCGGTGCCGGAAACCAGGCACGGCTTGCGATACTTCTGGATATCCAGGCGGAACAGGGAACCAAAGCTGCCGAAATTATCCATGACACCGGGAGTAAAGGTGGATTTGACCATGGAGGCGATGTTGCGGACAAAAGCATTGCCGGCGTCAACATCGACACCGGCATCTTTATAGGTAATCGTCTTGGAAGTGTTGTCGTTGCTCATGGATAGAGATACCCTTCTGTTTTGTTTGGAATTATAGCGATGCGGCAGGTGGGCGGATATTGCCGATCCTGCCGTTTCATAAAAAATGTCCAGGTGCAAGGCACCCGCAGAGCGTGGAATAAAGCGCACTCCCCGTACGCTGCTGCGACGGGTGATAGCGGACAACGCCGCAGATGGAGGTTTCCAGGAAACACTTAGCACTCAACTTTCGCACCTTGTTATCTCGGGTTAAGGTGTTATTATTATGACGTTTATCGCATTGAGACCGTATTAATTTTGAATGCTTGACTTATCTGGCATTCCACTTTTCGTCTCCGGATATTGTCCTTTTTGACCGCGCAAAAAGGACACAAAAACGCGCCCCCCGAACGCCCGTTTTTCCGGATCATTGGCTCGCCTGTTCTGGAGATCCGGCAGCAGGCTGCTCAAAGAGGCCCATCTGCTGCGTTGCCGGGCATCGCTCGTCACTGCGACGTACAGGGAGTACGCCTCCCTCCTCCCTTTGCCCGCGCCTTGCACCTGGGCCTCTTTGCGTTGCCTGACCCCTGCCTCCCTGCAGTGCTGCCGGACCACTCACTTCCTGTGAGTGTCCCGTTCGGGTCTTGCCAGCCAGGCATCGCACTCACCGGACGGGCTCAGGGGGGGCAGCCTGCTTCTGCCTTTCCCCCGTGTACTTTCCCAGCCAGGACGCGCCGACTGGAACGCTATGGACCCGCAGGGTTGACGCCACGAGGGCGGCAACCGCAAACCAAAAGCCACGGAAGGCGGTTGTTTGCGGTCCCCAGTTCCAGACAAGCGGACGGCTGAAAAGGACAGCACTGGGGGCCGCTTCCCGGCCACTTTTTGCGGGAAAAAAGTGGCAAAGAAAAAAAGAGAAAAAGGGTTTTGTGCGTTAAGCAAAGCAGTTTATGCAAAACCAAATGTCCCCTTCCAGCGTGGCATCGGAATCCATACCGACACCCAGCTGTTTCGGGGGTGCGAAACTTGAGTTAGCAGTTTGCAGAAAGACCTCAAACGACGCAGGCAATTGAAAAATGCTCAGGTGCAAGGCGCTCGCGAAGCGAGGAATGAGACATACTCCCCGGACGTTGCAATGACGAACGACGCCGCAGGTGAGGGTTTTTCAGCAGCCTGTCAGATGTCGTCGATTTTAATCTGCTTCAGGCGCTCCAGCTCTTCCTCCACCACCTGGCGGGCGATTTCAGGCAGCATGTCCTGGATCTGTTCGCTGAGGAGCTCGCGCAGGTGTTCACGCAGGTTATGACGCAGAAAGTCCTCGATGTAGCTGCGATCGACCACAAAGCGCAGCTCGCTGAAGTCGCCCTTAGGCTCGGGGAAATACACCTTGGGAGTGAAGGATTCGGGAATGGTCAGCTGCAGATCTGTCAGGCGCACGTGATGATCACCAGAGCCACGGGCCGCAGCGGGCTCAGGCCTGATCTCCTCGGGCTCTTCCACATTCAGATAGGGATTTTCGTCATCACTGTCCTGAGCGTCCTTCAGCGCATCCAGCGTTGCGTCAGCACTCAGGTCATCCATATCGGCGAAGGCGTCGTCCAGGGGATCGGTTCCGCCTTCCTCAGGCAAAGCCACCGCGACATCGCCCATGGAATCAAGCACATCGTCCAGATTCTCCAGGTCGATATCGTCCATGGAGATCTCCTGATCCGCGCCAAAATTGTTGGACTTTTCCGAAACCTCATCATCTTCCGTTTCCAAAGCCTCTTCACCCAGCAGTTCATCCAGCGAGCCATCCTGGCTTTCCAGCAGACCCTCCAGCTCATGGGCGGTTTCGGAATCTATCTCCATATCCAGATTTTCAATATCCAGGTCTCCAGACGCCTCAGCGCTGTCCGGACGGAAAAGGTCGTTGATCTCCTTGGAAACCTCTTCATCCAGGGAGTTTGTTCCAATGCTGCTGAACAGGTCGTCAAAATCACTTGATGCGCCCGCGGCCGAAGTCACCAGCTCATCGTAGCACTGGATAAGTTCGTCGGGATCAAAGGGCTTCTTGATTTCGCGGCTGATGCCTTCAAGGCTCTCCACTTCACTGAACTCTCCGCGCAGAAGAACCACGGGGACGGTGCTGATACTTTGAATCAGAGCCTGCAGTTCATCCTGGTCGGCAACAAAATCCGCGTCCAGAAAGACAATGCCAGGGTCCTTTTCTTCAACGGTCTCGGAAAGCCCTTTGGCGTTGTCGGCAAAGAGCACTTCATATTCTTCGCTAAAGGTCAGCTCGAAGAGCTTGCGCAGACTCGGACTTTGATCAGCAACAACTATCGGGCGCATCTACATTCCCCAGGGTTTTGGTAGAAAGATTTTGTGGTATTGGTCCAATAAGTAACGGTCAGTCATGCCGGCCAGATAATCACACACCTGACGCTGCGGCGAAGCGTCTGTCACGCTGTACTCAATGGAGTTTATATGGTTTTGATAGTATTCGTAAAGTTCTTTTATTATCTTGTAAGCCTTTTCGAATTCAACCTGAATGCTTGGATGCGGATAAACCGCATTGTACATAAAGGTTTTCAGCTCCTCCGTGGCCTCATTCACCTCGTCGCTCATGAGGATAGCGGCATAATCACTTTGCATGGTGGTGAAAATAATATCCTCCACCATGCGCTGAATACGCTGGGAGTGGGTGCGCCCCAGAACCATCAGCGTCTGACGGGGAAGATCATCCTCATGGAGCAGCTCCGCCCGCAGAGCATCATCGATATCGTGGTTGATATAGGCAACAGCGTCGGAAATGCGCACCACCTGACCCTCCAGGGTCATGGGCAGATGAGCCTGACGCAGCTTTCCCTTGCCCTTGGAGTGCAGCAGAATGCCATCACGCACCTCGCGGGTCAGATTCAGGCCCGCTCCATGGTTTTCCAGCAGATCCACCACCCGCAGACTCTGATGCGCGTGGTGAAAGCCCTCTTCCATGATATCCGCCAGCACCCGCTCACCAGCATGGCCCATGGGCGTATGGCCAAGATCGTGCCCCAGGGCAATGGCCTCGGTCAGATCTTCGTTGAGCCCCAGCGCACGGGTGATGGTACGGGCGATCTGGGAAACCTCCAGCGTATGGGTCAGGCGGGTACGGTAGTGGTCGTTGGAGGGAGCCATGAAGACCTGAGTCTTGTGCTTGAGACGCCGAAACGCCTTGCTGTGGAGAATGCGGTCGCGGTCGCGCTGGAAAACCGTGCGGTAGGAGCATTCTTCTATGGGGCGCACCCTGCCGAGACTCTCGGAACTGAGAGTCGCCCGGGGATGCAGTATGGATTTTTCCCGTTGTTCCAGTTGCTGACGTATCATAAGACCATGAAGTAATCGGAATTGCCATCCCTGTCAAGCCCGCACATCCTCAAACAGCTTGCTGAAATACCTCACAACAAGCAGGCAATTGAAAAAACCACAGGTGCAAGGCGCCCGCAAAGCAAGGAGTGAAGCGTACTCCCTGTACGTTGCAGCGACGAGCGACAGCGGGTAACACCGCAGATGGGGGTTTTTCAGCAGCCTGCAAAGGGGACAAACGGGCGAAAAGACCCTTCCGCTCGCCTGTTCTCGTTCATCTGCGTCGGCCTCTTCCCCCTTCGCTGCGCTCTCGGGGCGCCACAAACCGTGAGCAGTAACGCCCCTGAATGTGCATATTTTCACCAAAACAGCACCCAAAAAACCACTTTCAATTGTATACAATGTTCTGCTAAAATGAAATCGTATTTTATTTTCAAGATTCACGTAAAACCTTCACAGGAGATTGTCAATGATTGAAGCCTACCTCCAACACGAAAAGGAACGCAGTGCCCAGGGCATTCCTCCCAAACCGCTGACTCCCGAGCAGACCGCCAGTGTCTGTGAAATGCTGCAGAACCCGCCTGCGGGCAAAGAAGAATTCCTGCTGGCGCTCCTGCGCGATCGCGTTTCCCCCGGTGTTGACCCTGCTGCCGAAGTAAAAGCCGATTTCCTGGCCAAAATCGCCAAAGGACAGGCCAGCTCTCCCGTCATATCCAAACAGGACGCCGTGAAAATGCTGGGCACCATGCTGGGTGGCTATAACCTCCAGTACCTGGTTGACCTGCTCCAGGACAGCAGCCTGGCCAATGAAGCCGCCGAAGCCCTCAAAGGCCTCGTGCTTATCTTTGACAAGCTGGAAAGCATCAACAAGCTGGCCGCCTCCAACCCCGCTGCCAAGAGCGTGATGGAGTCCTGGGCCAACGCCGAGTGGTTCACCCGCAAACCTGACTTCCCCGCCGAAATCAAAGTGAAAATCTTCCGCGTGGACGGCGAAATCAACACCGACGATTTCTCCCCCGCTTCCGAAGCCTGGAGCCGCCCCGACATCCCCCTGCACGCCCTGTGCATGGGGAACAAGCGCTTCCCCGGCGGCCTGGAGCAAATCGCCAAGATGCGCGCTGAAGGCTTCAGCGTGGCCTTCGTGGGCGACGTCGTGGGCACCGGCTCTTCCCGTAAATCCGCCTGTAACTCCCTGCTGTGGCACATCGGCGAAGACATCCCCTTCGTCCCCAACAAGCGCCGCGGCGGCGTTATCATCGGCAACGCCATCGCGCCTATCTTCTTCAACACCGCCCAGGATTCCGGCGCCCTGCCCCTGCGCTGCGACGTTTCCAAACTGAAAATGGGTGATGTGGTTACCATCAATACCGTTGAAGGCACCATCAAGAACGAAGCCGGCGAAACCCTGAGCACCTTCAAGGTCAACCCCGGCACCCTGAAAGACGAATACCGCGCCGGTGGCCGCGTACCCCTGATCATTGGCCGCTCCCTCACCAACAGTGCCCGCAAGCTGCTGGGCCAGGGCGAAAGCGACCTGTTCATCCAGCCCGATAACCCCCAACCCAAAGCTGGCCAGGGCTATACCCAGGCTCAGAAAATCGTTGGCAAAGCCTGCGGCCTGCCCGGCGTACTGCCCGGAACCGCCTGCGAACCCAAAATGACCACCGTCGGCTCCCAGGACACCACCGGCATGATGACCGCCGACGAGCTGAAGGAACTGGCCTGCCTCAAATTCCAGGCCGACATGTACATGCAGTCCTTCTGCCACACCTCCGCTTACCCCAAGCCAGCTGACGTGTCCATGCACAAGAACCTGCCAAACTTCGTGGCCGAGCGCGGCGGCGTAGCCCTGCGCCCCTCCGACGGAGTTATCCACTCCTGGCTCAACCGCCTGCTCATCCCCGACACCGTGGGAACCGGCGGTGACTCCCACACCCGCTTCCCCATCGGCATCTCCTTCCCCGCCGGTTCCGGCCTCATCGCCTTCGCCGGTGCCCTGGGCTTCATGCCCCTGGATATGCCCGAGTCCGTACTGGTGCGCTTCAAAGGCAAACTGCGCGAAGGCATCACCCTGCGCGACGTGGTCAACGCCATCCCCTACTACGCCATCAAGCAAGGCCTGCTGACCGTACCCAAAGCCGGCAAGATCAACTGCTTCAACGGCCGCATCCTGGAAATGGAAGGCCTGCCTGAGCTGAGCGTAGAACAGGCCTTCGAACTGACCGACGCCGCCGCCGAGCGCTCCGCCGCCGCTGGCTGCATCAAGCTCTCCGAAGCAAGCGTTGTGGCCTACCTCAAGTCCAACATCGCCCTCATGGAGCAGATGATCAAAGACGGCTACCAGGATGCCAAGACCCTTGAGAAGCGCATCGCCGACGTCAAAGAGTGGCTGAAGAACCCCAGACTCATCGAAGCCGACTCCAACGCCGAATACGCCGAAATCATCGAAATCAACCTGGACGAAATGACCGAGCCCATCGTGGCCTGCCCCAACGACCCCGACGACGTGAAACTCCTCTCGGAAGTTGCCGGCACCAAAGTGGACGACGTCTTCATCGGCTCCTGCATGACCAACATCGGCCACTTCCGCGCCGCCGCCAAAATCTTTGAGGGCGAGAAATTCAACCCCGGAGTGCGCACCTGGCTGACCCCTCCCACCCGCATGGACTACAAGAAGCTCATGGCCGAAGCCACCTTCGCCAAGTTCAGCGCCATCGGAGCCCGCATCGAGCAGCCAGGCTGCTCCCTGTGCATGGGCAACCAGGCCCGCGTCCCCGACAAGGTGACCGTGTTCTCCACCTCCACCCGTAACTTCGACAACCGCCTCGGTGACGGCGCCCAGGTCTTCCTCGGCTCCGCCGAAGTTGCCGCCGTGATCGCCCTGACCGGTAAAATCCCCACTCCCCAGGAGTACCTGGACATCTACCGCCAGCGCGTCGCCCCCCACGCCGCAGACGTGTACAACTACCTGCAGTTCGACGAACTGCCCCAGGACATCGTCTCCCTGGTGTAAACCTGCATCAGGCAGACCCACCACAGAAAAAGCCCCCGCTTCCCAGGAAGCGGGGGCTTTGTTATTCTTCAGGAACCCTTCAACCAGCGGGATGTCCAGGATAGTGACCATTAAGGACACGCTGCCACCACTTTCTGTTCTCAAGATACCAGCATACGGTTTTACGAATTCCTGATTCAAACGTCTCTTCTGGCCACCAGCCAAGCTCATTTTGAATTTTTCCAGCATCTATCGCATAGCGCATATCATGTCCCGGCCGATCGGGCACATGGCGTATCAGATCCGCATATCGCCTTATATCACATTGACTTTCCCT
This portion of the Desulfurispirillum indicum S5 genome encodes:
- a CDS encoding deoxyguanosinetriphosphate triphosphohydrolase, which translates into the protein MIRQQLEQREKSILHPRATLSSESLGRVRPIEECSYRTVFQRDRDRILHSKAFRRLKHKTQVFMAPSNDHYRTRLTHTLEVSQIARTITRALGLNEDLTEAIALGHDLGHTPMGHAGERVLADIMEEGFHHAHQSLRVVDLLENHGAGLNLTREVRDGILLHSKGKGKLRQAHLPMTLEGQVVRISDAVAYINHDIDDALRAELLHEDDLPRQTLMVLGRTHSQRIQRMVEDIIFTTMQSDYAAILMSDEVNEATEELKTFMYNAVYPHPSIQVEFEKAYKIIKELYEYYQNHINSIEYSVTDASPQRQVCDYLAGMTDRYLLDQYHKIFLPKPWGM
- a CDS encoding bifunctional aconitate hydratase 2/2-methylisocitrate dehydratase translates to MIEAYLQHEKERSAQGIPPKPLTPEQTASVCEMLQNPPAGKEEFLLALLRDRVSPGVDPAAEVKADFLAKIAKGQASSPVISKQDAVKMLGTMLGGYNLQYLVDLLQDSSLANEAAEALKGLVLIFDKLESINKLAASNPAAKSVMESWANAEWFTRKPDFPAEIKVKIFRVDGEINTDDFSPASEAWSRPDIPLHALCMGNKRFPGGLEQIAKMRAEGFSVAFVGDVVGTGSSRKSACNSLLWHIGEDIPFVPNKRRGGVIIGNAIAPIFFNTAQDSGALPLRCDVSKLKMGDVVTINTVEGTIKNEAGETLSTFKVNPGTLKDEYRAGGRVPLIIGRSLTNSARKLLGQGESDLFIQPDNPQPKAGQGYTQAQKIVGKACGLPGVLPGTACEPKMTTVGSQDTTGMMTADELKELACLKFQADMYMQSFCHTSAYPKPADVSMHKNLPNFVAERGGVALRPSDGVIHSWLNRLLIPDTVGTGGDSHTRFPIGISFPAGSGLIAFAGALGFMPLDMPESVLVRFKGKLREGITLRDVVNAIPYYAIKQGLLTVPKAGKINCFNGRILEMEGLPELSVEQAFELTDAAAERSAAAGCIKLSEASVVAYLKSNIALMEQMIKDGYQDAKTLEKRIADVKEWLKNPRLIEADSNAEYAEIIEINLDEMTEPIVACPNDPDDVKLLSEVAGTKVDDVFIGSCMTNIGHFRAAAKIFEGEKFNPGVRTWLTPPTRMDYKKLMAEATFAKFSAIGARIEQPGCSLCMGNQARVPDKVTVFSTSTRNFDNRLGDGAQVFLGSAEVAAVIALTGKIPTPQEYLDIYRQRVAPHAADVYNYLQFDELPQDIVSLV
- a CDS encoding M16 family metallopeptidase, encoding MKAWQRVLTGVLLSVLLVCTAAARNGAEIRTLENGITMVMLRDANLPLVSMGFYQPGGVVAQSEDNSLASITYALLSEGTRTYSRQQLHSIEENGGSIGAQSYNRLGALSATVHRDDAATTLSFLVSMQREPLLPPERFEVIRNQTMAAIANRQAIAHRHGAWLFRRELFAGTPMAFTATGDAEATANLSIDEVRDYHRRVIARSGGAYFLLAGDLDQPLIELVVSQLSALPADDETALKAFVHFDTASPLQRWHDAPGQQAHIFLRYGAPGADDPCFPPLQVGTAILGGGMGSRMFSQLREREGLAYSVNASLGTTMVNASIDAYMGTARHNAAYALDAMQRHFRQLRDELVSESELQRAQNYLVGNHALSRETIGDQGFSALLNIAMGLGAEHDASYPERIFAVTAQQIQQCAQQWLDAEPDFLVYGADQPR
- the purN gene encoding phosphoribosylglycinamide formyltransferase: MSKKLAVMLSGRGSNFVAIAETIASGALQGCHIDVVLSDKPDAPGLEEARRRGIDTMVCARRQYASKQEWEQAMIDGLQARNVDFIILAGFMRILGEGFINAFPRRILNIHPSLLPSFIGLDAQQQALDYGVRYSGCTVHFVTNDLDAGPIIVQKVVPVLPADDAAALSRRILEQEHVAYSEAIALVVAGKYEIQGRRVLLK
- a CDS encoding transcriptional regulator; the protein is MRPIVVADQSPSLRKLFELTFSEEYEVLFADNAKGLSETVEEKDPGIVFLDADFVADQDELQALIQSISTVPVVLLRGEFSEVESLEGISREIKKPFDPDELIQCYDELVTSAAGASSDFDDLFSSIGTNSLDEEVSKEINDLFRPDSAEASGDLDIENLDMEIDSETAHELEGLLESQDGSLDELLGEEALETEDDEVSEKSNNFGADQEISMDDIDLENLDDVLDSMGDVAVALPEEGGTDPLDDAFADMDDLSADATLDALKDAQDSDDENPYLNVEEPEEIRPEPAAARGSGDHHVRLTDLQLTIPESFTPKVYFPEPKGDFSELRFVVDRSYIEDFLRHNLREHLRELLSEQIQDMLPEIARQVVEEELERLKQIKIDDI
- the purM gene encoding phosphoribosylformylglycinamidine cyclo-ligase, which encodes MSNDNTSKTITYKDAGVDVDAGNAFVRNIASMVKSTFTPGVMDNFGSFGSLFRLDIQKYRKPCLVSGTDGVGTKLQVAIMMDQHDTVGIDLVAMCVNDILVQGAEPLFFLDYLACGKLSSIKNTDIIAGIAEGCRQSRAALIGGETAEMPGFYPDGKYDLAGFVVGVVDEDRVIDGSGIRTGDAIIALPSSGIHSNGYSLVRRLFFEVHNKPLDWHPAELAKPLGQTLLEPTRIYVSTVMGLLEQVSVQGMVHVTGGGLTENIPRILPAGLDALLQRDAIPTQPIFKLLQEMGNLPFEEMARTFNLGCGFLIVVREAEAAAAMDRLHAMGESPVVIGRIVDGNQQVRYE
- a CDS encoding YfaZ family outer membrane protein gives rise to the protein MSPMARIKRGICSVALLCLFSVPALADWLDININDETLFLEYSYMPFYESNLHMSFGYLYYSESDGDDVHAGMIGMFIAERLAENTSVAIGGKAYAIDALGEKAVSIALGGAVRQNFPFAPLAGVEAYGYMAPKVTSFGKAERMFETGARVFYEVLVNADVYLGYRNLQVKYDGGSMEEAEDGFHIGLRMRF